From the Macrobrachium rosenbergii isolate ZJJX-2024 chromosome 50, ASM4041242v1, whole genome shotgun sequence genome, the window aagaatttcaaaCACCCCTGGTTTATGTTCTGTCTTGGCTCCTTCCAGGTAAAAATGAATCATTCCCAGAAGTccattcaccttctccttttCCTAACCTCTTTGTTTCAGCATTTTGGATGTGAAGAGCTTATATCCATCCCTAGGGTCGTTTCAACACAACACAATCCTTTCCTCAAATAGCAAAGGTTCTTCATGATTATTCGGCTTCTAATTTAACCGATGGAATAGGCCCCAATTAAGCATAcagcaaaggaaataaagatcACATAATTACTAGGGAAAAGTTTAGCTAATTACAGCTAGATTAGAGACAATCTTTACATAACTCCCGCCCAGTTCCTCGTCGATTGCGAAGAGTCCAATGATTATCGACAggggcatataaaaaaaaaattttaaggctTCATTCGTTGCCCTAAAGATTCAATGAACGAGGCTAAATACATCATGCAAATGCAGTGATTTGAGAAAAGTTACCGTTCATAATTACACATTTCGCAGGGTCTGCCAAGATATAAAGGAATATCTCTTGGAAGCAGATGATAGAAGTGCATTCAGTCTACAATATCCGCCGTCTGAAGCCTTTCAGAACGGGCTTGAATTTCAAAACATAGGTACGAGAAATTTAGAAAACCTCTTAATCTGATATCAGTGAGccagaacatctctctctctctctctctctctctctttccaaagttaCTACGGTATACGCCACGATTGAAAagtgagatgaaaaataaaataatttagtaCTAGAGGATGATTCCAATTGTACTTGCCATGGACAGATGCACAAAATCATGAAGAAATTAACTAAACTAATACAACCAATAATCCTATGTCCTTTGGAAATTAGGTTTAATATCATGACGCCCAAATTCCTTTCCATGGACACTCCTTCTGAGAACCACGTCCATGAATATTGACACTCAAGACGTGACACAACAATCCTTCCCTGGATCTGTTGTAAAAGAGAACTCTTGGTGTAAATAACTTATAATTTGgaagtgtgtatttatgtgagtttttattaaaatcctTCTTTTTTCACAGGTAAGATTGTCCCTTACGTTGAAATGAGCGTGGTTCACGCATCGTCGCTATCACTGGTTGTGATTAGTTTGGAGAGATATCACGTGATCTGCCGCCCTCTACAAGCAGGCTACCGTTGCACGAAAGCCAAAGCGATAACAGCTATATTCATTATATGGATCCTAGCCTTCATTTCGGCTGGGTAAGTTGTTTAGTAGTGGCTAATATCAACAAATTGATGAACTAAAGCAGAATAAGACTGGGACTCTAACTTCACAATGCTCTCTGTTAATGAACCTTAAATACTAGTCTCAGATGTATActgacttgaatattttttccaaaccACTTGCACTTTTTAGCTTTCATGCTTTCCTACTTCCTGGTATCAAATCTTTAACAGATTCCAgagtattttttgtttcatttccatgCACGCCAGTGCCAAATGCTAAGAGTTTAACCATGGTCATTAATACTAATTTCTAAACATTGCTATCATGAAACATCAGTCATTAAGGTACTGTAGCCTCAAGAGTGGCGTTATTTAAAACAGCTTATGAAACGATAGTGGTTATATTTGCTACTGGAATCTTGGTTGTAGTTGTTTTTTCTTACTATAGTAGTAGTGGTAgcgattattgtttttttttcaagaggcTCCTGTTCCTTGTGCTTTGCTAAATCCTTAGGCCTTTTTCCACACACACCTACACTcattagttattatatatatatatatatatatatatatatatatatatatatatatatatatatatatatatatatatatatatatatacatacatcataatatatataatccattaatctaaattttcttttcagaccAACGGTCTTGCAGGTTGAGTTCCGGTACACAACGTTCCACGATGGAACAGTGAATCCAAGCTGCATCAACACCATAGAGACCCTCTGGAGCAAGTGCTACATCGTTGCCACCAGcatactcttcttcttcgtcccGTTGCTGGTTCTTGTTGGGATCTACACGGTCATCGCGAGACAGTTGCTAGTCGACACCTACGACCTGACCCACAACGAGGAGAACCCACAAATGCGAGCGAGACGCCAAGTGGTCATCATGCTGGCCACTGTCGtcctgtttttcttcctctgcCTGATGCCCATGAGAGTGTTCCTGCTGTGGATCCTGGCCGTCTCGACGGAGACCGTCGGCTCGTTAGGCCTGGAGGGCTTCTACAACCTGCTCTACTTCTGCCGAGTGATGCATTACATCAACTCTTCGATCAATCCCATCCTCTACAACATGACTTCAACGAAGTTCCGCACGGCCTTCCTCCGGGTGTTCAGCAAGAGACAAGGACGGCTGTACAGACAAGACACATGCAGCAATACTTCCTACAACAACCACACCATTACAAACAATCTGCGGCTGCACTATGGCACCAACTGCTCTATGGTGTACAAGACAGTTTATTCCAAGAGCGTTGTCAGCCATCAGTACAGTTACACTTCAACAGGGTCAGCGTCATCGCAGTTCACTAGGCAGAGTCTAGTGACCAGCTGCGGACGCAATTCAACCAAAGATTCGTATGTTTAAGTGGCGTTATCAAGAACATATACTGGAAAATGGAAATCTATATGTCAAGTTGTGTTTACGTGTTCATGTAACTAATAAATGTTATTCAAGGAAATATATCTTTCTCGGACTGTATGTGAATACAatgtattttcttcaatattaatCAGAGATTTCAAAATCTAATTGTGGTATGTAAGCCTCAGAATGAAAAACTGAGATGAAAATGgcactgtgtatatacatgtatgtatgaaaatggcactgtgtatatacatatatgtataagtgcgTTTTTGTTATGGTCCTTTGGTAAAGATTACCCTTTTGCGGAGTGATCAGTCTGTTAAAAAACATCACCAAATTTCGTTCTTGTTCTTCTCAAGAACTCAAAAACCAAGGTCGTTTTGCAAAACGAGCAAAACGAGTCTTTGGTTATGACTAACTAGCCTATttgcaaaataagaaatatagatgCTAATTTACTGTTAACATCTGGCCATTTTTGTAAAAGACCAGTATGATTACCTTTATATTGAATATTCGAGTCTAATGCCTTTTAATGgaaaggtaatgaaaataaaaacattgctgTCAAGGACATGGAAGAaacaatagatgaaaagtagCTGGATTATTTGCAACATCTAAACACAAGTCTTATTCACACTTTGAAATATGAGAATGTTAATAGCACAAACTGTGTTACAAATCTTTCCATCTAAGCCTTGTCAAAAGTTTTTGATCTAAGGTGCTACTTCTAGAGCTGCTGTTTGCTGTTACTTATCGCGTTTTTTTCAAAAAGACCAAGGTTTCAGTTTTTCCTCCGTCATTGCTTACTGAACATATCTGGAATCCTTAGGGTCCACTTCTACaagtaacagaaatattttttatatgtgattTGAACTGTTTGAGCGACACTGACCAACGCTACCATGGCAATTGCCACGCATCACTACATTGCTCTCTTGTAGCTGATGAAGTGGAATGTTGTCAGTTTCTATAAAAGGTGACGATCTGCCTCCATGCCCACgtgcactgaaaggaaaacttttcgcatcaaatttttttcagcaaataccATTCTAAACTTGGTATTCTTCTGTAATTtaccccgtaggaggttagtgcagtcagtgcattTCACGTGTTGCAGtgtgggcattactgaagggtgcttgctgcgtcccttcggctcctatcTGCACCCACTTCAATCTCTCTTTTCATCCTCTaaaactattacttcttagtgcaactgtgggaaGTTTATAAAAGTTCCACCTTTAGAAACTTCTCCTTTACTTTGTggatctctatcttgctgtccagccactccaatttcctattttctctgccttaagtgctgaatggtcggaagcgccccagtgcttgacttgatagcctaaatttcataaaaccaatT encodes:
- the LOC136832511 gene encoding growth hormone secretagogue receptor type 1-like: MVTTVELDPVPNRVSPEDVMLTLKTLEAELEKPSPSPPYQQTPLPSLNFIPTYTYYSSSASASSSSSSSSSSFSFSTSWDDLVFNNTSWNNENGTFPEEGPVFPEYIKIVSTVFCSIVFVVGVVGNLLVPVVILKNRDMRNSTNCFLINLSFADLLVLLICLPTVLVELHTSPDMWVLGYTMCKIVPYVEMSVVHASSLSLVVISLERYHVICRPLQAGYRCTKAKAITAIFIIWILAFISAGPTVLQVEFRYTTFHDGTVNPSCINTIETLWSKCYIVATSILFFFVPLLVLVGIYTVIARQLLVDTYDLTHNEENPQMRARRQVVIMLATVVLFFFLCLMPMRVFLLWILAVSTETVGSLGLEGFYNLLYFCRVMHYINSSINPILYNMTSTKFRTAFLRVFSKRQGRLYRQDTCSNTSYNNHTITNNLRLHYGTNCSMVYKTVYSKSVVSHQYSYTSTGSASSQFTRQSLVTSCGRNSTKDSYV